In one Micromonospora polyrhachis genomic region, the following are encoded:
- a CDS encoding Glu/Leu/Phe/Val family dehydrogenase, whose amino-acid sequence MGVFANSTDDREATGHEQVVFCQDKQTGLKAIIAIYSTALGPALGGTRFYPYETEEEALHDVLDLSRGMAYKNALAGLDLGGGKAVIWGDPDQIKAEPLLRAYGRFVESLGGRYYTACDVGTYVADMDHIARETRYVTGRSVQHGGAGDSSILTAWGVYQGMRAAAEHTWGTPSLAGRRVGVAGLGKVGKYLTGHLIEDGASVVATDVNEQALDWVRETYPQVDLVPDTDALITSDIDVYAPCALGGALNDDTVPVLRARIVAGAANNQLAHPGIEKMLADRGILYAPDYVVNAGGVIQVADEIEGFNFERAKLRATGIFQTTQRILRLADAEGVPPAVAADRLAELRMAEVGRLRTIRLG is encoded by the coding sequence ATGGGCGTATTCGCCAACAGCACCGACGACCGGGAAGCGACCGGACACGAGCAGGTCGTCTTCTGCCAGGACAAGCAGACCGGCCTCAAGGCGATCATCGCGATCTACTCGACGGCGCTGGGTCCCGCCCTCGGCGGCACCCGGTTCTACCCGTACGAGACCGAGGAAGAGGCCCTGCACGACGTACTCGACCTGTCGCGCGGGATGGCGTACAAGAACGCCCTCGCCGGCCTCGACCTCGGCGGCGGCAAGGCGGTCATCTGGGGCGACCCGGACCAGATCAAGGCCGAGCCCCTGCTGCGCGCGTACGGCCGCTTCGTCGAATCGCTCGGCGGGCGCTACTACACCGCCTGCGACGTCGGCACCTACGTCGCCGACATGGACCACATCGCCCGGGAGACCCGCTACGTCACCGGCCGCAGCGTGCAGCACGGCGGCGCGGGGGACTCCTCCATCCTCACCGCCTGGGGTGTGTACCAGGGCATGCGGGCCGCCGCCGAGCACACCTGGGGTACGCCCAGCCTGGCCGGCCGCCGGGTCGGCGTCGCCGGCCTGGGCAAGGTCGGCAAGTACCTGACCGGCCACCTGATCGAGGACGGCGCGTCGGTCGTCGCCACCGACGTCAACGAACAGGCCCTGGACTGGGTCCGGGAGACCTACCCTCAGGTGGACCTGGTCCCGGACACCGACGCCCTGATCACCTCGGACATCGACGTGTACGCCCCGTGCGCGCTCGGCGGCGCACTCAACGACGATACGGTCCCGGTGCTCCGGGCCCGGATCGTCGCGGGCGCGGCCAACAACCAACTCGCCCACCCGGGAATCGAGAAGATGCTGGCCGATCGGGGCATCCTCTACGCGCCGGACTACGTGGTGAACGCCGGCGGCGTGATCCAGGTCGCGGACGAGATCGAGGGGTTCAACTTCGAACGGGCCAAGCTCCGAGCGACCGGTATCTTCCAGACCACGCAGCGCATCCTGCGACTGGCCGACGCCGAGGGTGTGCCGCCGGCGGTGGCCGCCGACCGGCTTGCCGAACTACGGATGGCCGAGGTCGGCCGGCTCCGGACGATCCGCCTGGGCTGA
- the purF gene encoding amidophosphoribosyltransferase: protein MPRGDGRLSHELDPQRPGPQDACGVFGVWAPGEEVANLTYFGLYALQHRGQEAAGIAVSDGSSVVVYKDLGLVAQVFDEPTLASLRGHLAIGHTRYSTTGGSTWENAQPTIRATTTGTTIALAHNGNLVNSADLSREIAERGLEADVSTSDTSLVTTLLASRPDLSVEAAALELLPTLRGAFSFVFMDETTLYAARDPYGVRPLVLGRLERGWVVASETAALDIVGASVVREVEPGELLAIDEDGLRSARFAAPEPKGCLFEYVYVARPDATIAGRNVYAARVQIGRQLAKEHPVEADLVIPVPESGTPAAIGYAEESGIPYGAGLMKNPYVGRTFIQPSQTLRQLGIRLKLNPLRQNVRGKRIVVVDDSIVRGNTQRAIVRMLREAGALEVHVRISSPPVSWPCFYGIDFATRAELLASGLDNDGIRRSIGADTLGYVSLTGLVGATEQPKTRLCRACFDGEYPIDLPTGNLIGKHVLEGVGRRVQGASAADDHAPETGVEAPEAQSLVATAGGVDATHRP from the coding sequence GTGCCTCGAGGCGACGGCCGGTTGAGTCACGAACTAGACCCGCAACGGCCCGGCCCGCAAGACGCGTGCGGTGTGTTCGGAGTCTGGGCGCCCGGCGAAGAAGTGGCGAATCTCACCTATTTCGGTCTCTACGCTCTGCAACATCGGGGGCAGGAGGCCGCCGGTATCGCGGTGAGTGACGGCTCCAGCGTGGTGGTCTACAAGGATCTTGGTCTCGTCGCCCAGGTCTTCGACGAGCCCACCCTGGCGAGTCTGCGTGGCCACCTGGCGATCGGGCACACCCGCTACTCCACCACCGGCGGCTCCACCTGGGAGAACGCGCAGCCGACGATCCGGGCCACGACGACCGGTACGACGATTGCCCTCGCCCACAACGGCAACCTCGTCAACAGTGCCGACCTTTCCCGTGAGATCGCCGAACGCGGGCTGGAGGCGGACGTCTCCACCTCCGACACCTCGCTGGTGACGACGCTGCTGGCCAGCCGGCCGGACCTCTCCGTGGAGGCCGCCGCGCTGGAGTTGCTGCCGACACTGCGCGGTGCCTTCAGCTTCGTCTTCATGGACGAGACGACCCTCTACGCCGCCCGGGACCCGTACGGCGTACGCCCGCTGGTGCTGGGCCGGCTGGAGCGGGGCTGGGTGGTGGCGAGCGAGACCGCCGCTCTCGACATCGTCGGGGCCAGCGTGGTTCGTGAGGTGGAGCCCGGCGAGCTGCTCGCGATCGACGAGGACGGCCTGCGCTCGGCCCGGTTCGCCGCGCCGGAGCCCAAGGGCTGCCTCTTCGAGTACGTGTACGTCGCCCGACCCGACGCGACCATCGCCGGCCGCAACGTGTACGCGGCCCGGGTGCAGATCGGGCGGCAGCTCGCCAAGGAGCACCCGGTCGAGGCGGACCTGGTGATCCCGGTGCCCGAGTCCGGCACTCCCGCCGCGATCGGCTACGCCGAGGAGTCCGGTATCCCCTACGGTGCCGGCCTGATGAAGAACCCCTACGTCGGGCGGACCTTCATCCAGCCGTCGCAGACCCTGCGCCAGCTCGGCATCCGTCTGAAGCTCAACCCGCTACGGCAGAACGTCCGCGGCAAGCGGATCGTCGTGGTCGACGACTCGATCGTGCGCGGCAACACCCAGCGGGCGATCGTCCGGATGCTCCGCGAAGCCGGTGCACTGGAAGTGCACGTACGCATCTCCTCGCCACCGGTCAGCTGGCCGTGCTTCTACGGGATCGACTTCGCCACCCGGGCGGAGCTGCTGGCCAGTGGGTTGGACAATGACGGGATCCGTCGGTCGATCGGGGCCGACACGCTGGGATACGTCTCTCTCACGGGACTGGTGGGGGCGACCGAGCAGCCGAAGACGCGGCTCTGTCGGGCGTGTTTCGACGGGGAGTACCCGATCGACCTGCCGACGGGGAACCTGATCGGCAAGCACGTACTCGAAGGGGTGGGCCGTCGGGTCCAGGGAGCCTCGGCGGCCGACGACCACGCTCCGGAGACCGGGGTCGAGGCGCCCGAGGCCCAGTCCCTCGTCGCCACCGCAGGCGGCGTCGATGCCACACATCGCCCATAA
- a CDS encoding BldC family transcriptional regulator: MASRTHEPEPLLTPAEVASMFRVDPKTVTRWAKAGKLSAIRTLGGHRRYRESEVRALLQGQIPQQRQGD, translated from the coding sequence ATGGCATCGCGAACGCACGAACCAGAGCCGCTACTCACACCGGCCGAGGTCGCGTCGATGTTCCGTGTCGACCCGAAAACCGTGACCCGGTGGGCGAAGGCGGGCAAGCTCAGCGCAATCCGGACGTTGGGTGGCCATCGCCGCTACCGCGAGTCGGAGGTACGCGCTCTGCTGCAGGGGCAGATCCCCCAGCAGCGTCAGGGCGACTGA
- a CDS encoding 3-hydroxyacyl-CoA dehydrogenase family protein yields MSERFVVVGAGTMGLGIAYSAAGAGYAVDLVEVDTGRADAAVETLGRLWDRAVERGKLTEADAAASRQRLSIRPDLGEVAEGPDVIVEAVPERADLKRTVLAAAEARQPALLASNTSSLPIGGLAGGLAHPRRFLGLHFFNPVWAMPLLEIVVGPDTAEETTAAAVALAARLGKDPIVVRDMPGFATSRLGVTLGLEAIRMVADGVASPADIDKAMVLGYRHPIGPLELTDLVGLDVRLDIARALQEAYGDRFAPPPLLESMVAEGRLGKKSGHGFYRWEGGVKQ; encoded by the coding sequence ATGAGCGAGCGGTTTGTGGTCGTCGGAGCAGGCACGATGGGGCTCGGCATCGCCTACTCGGCAGCCGGCGCGGGCTACGCCGTGGACCTGGTCGAGGTCGACACCGGACGGGCCGACGCGGCGGTGGAGACCCTGGGGCGACTCTGGGACCGTGCCGTCGAACGCGGCAAGCTGACCGAAGCGGACGCGGCGGCGAGTCGGCAGCGGCTGTCCATCCGCCCGGACCTGGGCGAGGTCGCCGAAGGACCTGACGTGATCGTCGAAGCGGTGCCCGAACGGGCCGATCTCAAGCGGACGGTGCTCGCCGCCGCCGAGGCCCGACAACCGGCCCTGCTCGCCAGCAACACGTCCAGCCTGCCGATCGGCGGCCTGGCCGGTGGACTGGCCCACCCGCGGCGCTTCCTCGGCCTGCACTTCTTCAACCCGGTCTGGGCGATGCCGCTACTGGAGATCGTGGTCGGCCCGGACACCGCCGAGGAGACCACCGCAGCGGCGGTCGCGCTCGCCGCCCGGCTGGGCAAGGACCCCATCGTCGTACGGGACATGCCCGGCTTCGCCACCTCCCGCCTCGGCGTGACGCTCGGGCTGGAGGCGATCCGGATGGTCGCCGACGGGGTGGCCAGCCCGGCCGACATCGACAAGGCGATGGTGCTCGGCTACCGGCACCCGATCGGCCCGCTGGAACTCACCGACCTGGTGGGACTCGACGTACGGCTGGACATCGCCCGGGCGCTGCAGGAGGCGTACGGCGACCGGTTCGCCCCGCCGCCGCTGCTGGAGTCGATGGTCGCCGAAGGACGGTTGGGGAAGAAGTCGGGCCACGGCTTCTATCGCTGGGAAGGCGGGGTGAAGCAGTGA
- a CDS encoding SRPBCC family protein: MGHGTNNLDGIQQDVSTYSLRSTLHVSAPPERAFSVFTDGLSDWWVKEYTWSGPDALVEIGIEPRDGGLAYEIGPYGFRCDWGRVLLWQPPSRLVFAWQIGPDRAPLPDPDRASEVAITFTPDEDARTCVVVEHRHFDRHGEAAEGYRQALTAGWRELLSRYTLTVESGPHS, encoded by the coding sequence ATGGGGCACGGAACCAACAACCTGGACGGCATCCAGCAGGACGTGTCGACGTACTCCCTGCGCAGCACCCTGCACGTGTCCGCGCCGCCCGAGCGGGCATTCTCCGTGTTCACCGACGGTTTGTCCGACTGGTGGGTGAAGGAGTACACCTGGTCCGGTCCCGACGCACTGGTCGAGATCGGCATCGAACCACGAGACGGCGGCCTGGCGTACGAGATCGGCCCGTACGGCTTCCGCTGCGACTGGGGACGGGTGCTGCTCTGGCAGCCGCCGTCCCGACTGGTTTTCGCCTGGCAGATCGGCCCGGACCGTGCCCCGCTTCCGGACCCGGACCGGGCCAGCGAGGTGGCGATCACGTTCACCCCGGACGAGGACGCCCGGACCTGCGTGGTGGTGGAGCACCGGCACTTCGACCGGCACGGCGAAGCCGCTGAGGGCTACCGGCAGGCACTCACCGCCGGTTGGCGCGAACTGTTGTCCCGCTACACGCTCACGGTCGAGTCCGGCCCGCACAGCTAA
- the amcB gene encoding cyclophane-forming radical SAM peptide maturase AmcB: MRGIATMPSYVVMQPTTLCNLDCAYCYLPFRSRDRRMPVSVATAVAGQVDGWAHAGRFSVVWHGGEPLAAGRDHLAALLAPFDPSVEHHVQTNATLIDDAWCEFFATHRVRVSVSVDGPRGRNADRVTRGGRPAYERIMAGVEALRRNGIAFSALCVVTRPEPGLATELYDYFLDLGCDVLGINIEELEGVNTRDNRHPARAVTSFWAELVAAWRRTPRIHLREIEWSLRYAAAVLDDTADGVLPRQLDPIPTIGHDGSVVLLSPELAGFSNPRYGDFTSGNVLETPLVEILAKAAATPWVAEFLTGIEACRARCPYFGFCGGGHAANRYFEHGSFDGTETNHCRNSKIRLLEGVLEHARDQEAATA; the protein is encoded by the coding sequence ATGCGGGGCATCGCCACGATGCCCAGTTACGTGGTGATGCAGCCGACGACCTTGTGTAACCTCGACTGCGCGTACTGCTATCTGCCATTTCGGTCCCGGGACCGCCGGATGCCCGTCTCCGTCGCCACGGCAGTGGCTGGTCAGGTCGACGGCTGGGCTCACGCGGGCCGCTTCTCGGTGGTGTGGCATGGCGGCGAGCCGCTCGCCGCCGGTCGTGACCACCTGGCCGCCTTGCTGGCCCCCTTCGATCCCAGTGTCGAGCACCATGTGCAGACCAACGCGACGCTGATCGATGATGCCTGGTGCGAGTTCTTCGCCACCCATCGCGTACGGGTGAGCGTCAGCGTGGACGGGCCTCGGGGACGCAACGCCGATCGGGTCACCCGGGGTGGGCGGCCGGCGTACGAGCGGATCATGGCCGGGGTCGAGGCGCTTCGCCGCAACGGGATCGCGTTTTCCGCCCTGTGCGTGGTCACCCGGCCCGAGCCAGGGCTGGCGACGGAACTCTACGACTACTTCCTCGACCTCGGCTGCGACGTCCTGGGCATCAACATCGAGGAGCTGGAGGGAGTCAACACCCGGGACAACCGCCATCCCGCCCGCGCGGTGACCTCGTTCTGGGCAGAGCTGGTCGCCGCCTGGCGGCGGACACCGCGCATTCACCTTCGAGAGATCGAGTGGTCCCTTCGGTACGCCGCAGCGGTGTTGGACGACACCGCGGACGGGGTCCTACCCCGTCAACTCGACCCCATTCCGACGATCGGTCACGACGGCTCCGTGGTGCTGCTCTCTCCGGAGTTGGCCGGTTTCTCCAATCCGCGGTACGGGGACTTCACCAGTGGCAATGTGCTGGAGACCCCACTGGTGGAGATTCTGGCCAAGGCCGCCGCCACGCCCTGGGTGGCGGAGTTCCTCACCGGGATCGAGGCGTGCCGGGCGCGGTGCCCGTACTTCGGGTTCTGCGGGGGTGGCCACGCCGCCAATCGCTACTTCGAACACGGGAGCTTCGACGGTACGGAGACCAACCACTGCCGTAACAGCAAGATCCGCCTATTGGAGGGAGTGCTGGAACATGCCCGAGACCAGGAAGCAGCAACGGCCTGA
- a CDS encoding DUF3073 domain-containing protein gives MGRGRAKAKQTKVARELKYHSPNTDLAALQRELGGSGKSDRDFDDDYKEYVDDDDEDHDADDRPGNWAPPTR, from the coding sequence ATGGGGCGCGGCCGTGCTAAGGCCAAGCAGACAAAGGTGGCCCGGGAGTTGAAATACCACTCCCCGAACACCGACCTCGCCGCCTTGCAGCGAGAACTCGGCGGCAGCGGCAAGTCGGACCGCGACTTCGACGACGACTACAAAGAGTATGTCGACGACGATGACGAGGACCACGACGCGGACGACCGCCCGGGCAACTGGGCGCCGCCAACCCGCTGA
- the purM gene encoding phosphoribosylformylglycinamidine cyclo-ligase, with amino-acid sequence MTHVTERSGAGSGPVGGPSSTEGAGHQPWTAGAGRSGRKRSVSYADAGVSIHAGDRAVELLKSKVRQTRRPEVLGDLGGFAGLFRLDTKKYRSPVLASSTDGVGTKLVIAQQLDIHDTVGIDLVAMVVDDLVACGAEPLFLLDYIATGEVVPEKVAEIGAGIADGCRYAGCALLGGETAEHPGVLRPDEYDISATGVGVVEEDEILSPERVEVGDVVIAMRSSGLHSNGYSLVRHVLLGAGRMRLETVVEEFGRQRTLGEELLTPTRIYAQDCLKLIAETETRALSHITGGGIPGNLVRVLPENVDAVVDRASWKPQPIFDLIQAKGRIEDPEMESTFNMGVGMFAIVSAEDADRALATLTGRGVDAWQAGEIIEGTGQVQMIGQHTRG; translated from the coding sequence GTGACGCACGTGACTGAGCGAAGTGGCGCAGGAAGCGGGCCCGTCGGCGGCCCCAGCTCCACCGAGGGAGCCGGCCACCAGCCGTGGACGGCCGGTGCCGGTCGTTCCGGCCGGAAGCGCAGCGTGTCGTACGCGGACGCGGGCGTCTCGATCCACGCCGGGGACCGGGCGGTCGAACTGCTCAAGTCGAAGGTGCGGCAGACGCGTCGCCCCGAGGTGCTGGGCGACCTGGGGGGCTTCGCCGGCCTGTTCCGCCTGGACACCAAGAAGTACCGCAGCCCGGTCCTGGCCTCGTCCACGGACGGCGTGGGCACCAAGCTGGTGATCGCCCAGCAGCTCGACATCCACGACACGGTCGGCATCGACCTGGTGGCGATGGTCGTCGACGACCTGGTCGCCTGCGGCGCGGAGCCGCTGTTCCTGCTCGACTACATCGCCACCGGTGAGGTCGTACCGGAGAAGGTCGCCGAGATCGGTGCGGGCATCGCTGACGGCTGCCGGTACGCCGGCTGCGCACTGCTCGGAGGCGAGACCGCCGAGCACCCCGGGGTACTGCGACCCGACGAGTACGACATCTCCGCCACCGGTGTCGGCGTGGTGGAGGAGGACGAGATCCTCAGCCCGGAGCGGGTGGAGGTCGGTGACGTGGTCATCGCGATGCGCTCCTCCGGTCTGCACTCCAACGGCTACTCCCTCGTCCGGCACGTGCTGTTGGGGGCCGGACGGATGCGGCTGGAGACGGTCGTCGAGGAGTTCGGCCGGCAGCGCACCCTCGGCGAGGAGCTGCTCACGCCGACCAGGATCTACGCCCAGGACTGCCTGAAGCTGATCGCCGAGACCGAGACGCGGGCCCTGTCCCACATTACCGGCGGGGGCATCCCCGGCAACCTGGTCCGGGTACTGCCCGAGAATGTCGACGCGGTGGTCGACCGGGCCAGTTGGAAGCCGCAGCCGATCTTCGACCTGATCCAGGCCAAGGGCCGGATCGAGGACCCGGAGATGGAGTCGACGTTCAACATGGGGGTGGGCATGTTCGCGATCGTGTCCGCGGAGGACGCCGACCGGGCGTTGGCGACCCTCACCGGCCGTGGCGTCGACGCGTGGCAGGCTGGCGAGATCATCGAGGGCACCGGACAGGTCCAGATGATCGGCCAGCACACCCGGGGCTGA
- a CDS encoding DUF2786 domain-containing protein: MSDTMLSKVRKLLAKAEDPACTAAEAAAFTAKAAELIARYGVDRALLAAREPATDPVGDRIVDVVAPYALDKAGLLATVADALRCRSVRRRGDGGFVLHLFGFTSDLERVELLFTSLLVQAAHGLAAAQVPPGEHPAAFRRSWLAGFTGAVGGRLREAESAVTRESGSSTALVLADRSVRVDRRLSETYPRVRTAGARRLIGGGLAQGAAAGHRANLGGTHLGSASPDAVTSRR; encoded by the coding sequence ATGTCCGACACGATGCTGAGCAAGGTGCGGAAGCTGCTGGCCAAGGCGGAGGACCCGGCCTGTACTGCGGCGGAGGCGGCGGCGTTCACCGCCAAGGCAGCCGAGTTGATCGCCCGGTACGGGGTCGATCGAGCCCTGCTCGCTGCCCGTGAACCAGCCACCGACCCGGTCGGCGACCGGATCGTGGACGTGGTCGCACCGTACGCGTTGGACAAGGCCGGGCTGCTCGCCACCGTCGCCGACGCGCTGCGGTGTCGCTCGGTACGCCGTCGGGGCGACGGCGGCTTCGTGTTGCATCTCTTCGGCTTCACCAGCGACCTCGAACGGGTTGAGCTGCTCTTTACCTCGCTGCTGGTGCAGGCCGCCCACGGGCTGGCCGCTGCCCAGGTGCCGCCCGGTGAGCATCCTGCCGCGTTTCGCCGGTCCTGGTTGGCCGGCTTCACGGGTGCGGTGGGTGGCCGACTCCGGGAAGCCGAGTCGGCCGTGACCCGGGAATCCGGATCGTCCACCGCGCTGGTGCTCGCCGACCGCTCGGTACGGGTCGATCGTCGGCTGTCCGAGACCTATCCCCGGGTACGGACGGCCGGTGCTCGCCGGTTGATAGGTGGCGGCCTGGCCCAGGGGGCGGCGGCCGGTCACCGGGCCAACCTCGGGGGGACCCATCTGGGCTCGGCGTCGCCGGATGCGGTGACCTCGCGCCGTTAG
- the amcA gene encoding multiple cyclophane-containing RiPP AmcA, which translates to MPETRKQQRPDQVEEYGPDTIAERLRGARPGLTSLLGEAEKARRQRAEATAAADGAVCAWNHFENIPTFYNWNNRPR; encoded by the coding sequence ATGCCCGAGACCAGGAAGCAGCAACGGCCTGACCAGGTCGAGGAGTACGGCCCGGACACGATCGCCGAACGGTTGCGGGGTGCCCGCCCTGGCCTGACCTCGCTGCTGGGCGAGGCCGAGAAGGCACGCCGTCAGCGGGCAGAGGCGACGGCGGCTGCCGACGGCGCGGTGTGCGCCTGGAACCACTTCGAGAACATTCCGACGTTCTACAACTGGAACAACCGCCCACGCTGA
- a CDS encoding S8 family peptidase, with the protein MSQQRSSRRRWRVGAVAATAVAVAAFGTPAVAAPAEGQILQAGGATAIADSYIVVLKDPMVARGNISSSATALADRHGGTVARTYQHALRGFETKMTAEEARRLAAEPSVKYVQQNHTVKISGTQNPTPSWGLDRIDQRNLPLNNSYTYPNTGAGVRAYIIDTGIRFSHSDFGGRAVTGFDAIDGGSADDGNGHGTHVAGTVGGTAHGVAKGVTLVGVRVLDCGGGGTYAQVISGIDWVTGDHDPGEAAVANMSLGGGFSQAINDAVTASIADGVTYAIAAGNDYSADACGNSPASTPNAITVGAAESTDAKADYSNIGTCLDIFAPGTGITSAWSSADTATRTISGTSMATPHVAGAAALVLVASPSYTPQQVRDKLVNDATNGVLTNPGAGSPNKLLYVGNIVPPTRDFSMAVAPTSGAVNPGGSLTATVSTTTIGSAQTVALSVDGLPSGVTATLSPSTVTSGNSASLTINTAGSATPGIYYVSATGTGTVTTQSATYALTVNGPLGCSQTNGTDVPIYDGTESNSSMFISGCSGNASATATVTVDIKHTYMDDLVVALHASDGTIYGLHDREGGSGDNIKRTYTLNLSKRVANGTWTLEVFDWARGDTGYIDSWTLNLQP; encoded by the coding sequence ATGTCACAGCAGAGATCATCAAGGCGCCGTTGGCGTGTCGGGGCGGTGGCGGCCACCGCGGTCGCCGTAGCGGCGTTCGGCACACCCGCCGTAGCCGCGCCCGCCGAGGGGCAGATCCTCCAGGCGGGCGGTGCTACCGCCATTGCCGATTCGTACATCGTGGTGCTGAAGGACCCCATGGTGGCGCGGGGGAACATCAGCAGCAGCGCCACGGCGCTAGCGGACCGGCATGGTGGCACGGTGGCCCGGACCTACCAGCACGCGCTGCGCGGGTTCGAGACGAAGATGACCGCCGAAGAGGCCCGGCGGTTGGCGGCCGAGCCGTCGGTGAAGTACGTCCAGCAGAACCACACCGTGAAGATCTCCGGTACCCAGAACCCGACCCCCTCCTGGGGGCTGGACCGGATCGACCAGCGGAACCTGCCGCTGAACAACTCCTACACCTACCCGAACACCGGAGCGGGTGTACGGGCGTACATCATCGACACCGGCATCCGCTTCTCACACAGTGACTTCGGCGGACGCGCGGTGACCGGCTTCGACGCGATCGACGGCGGATCCGCCGACGACGGCAACGGCCACGGCACCCACGTCGCCGGCACGGTCGGCGGCACCGCCCACGGTGTGGCCAAGGGTGTGACGCTGGTCGGTGTCCGGGTGCTCGACTGCGGTGGTGGCGGCACCTACGCCCAGGTCATCTCGGGTATCGACTGGGTTACCGGCGACCACGACCCGGGTGAGGCCGCGGTGGCGAACATGAGCCTCGGCGGCGGCTTCAGCCAGGCCATCAACGACGCGGTGACCGCCTCCATCGCCGACGGCGTCACCTACGCCATCGCGGCCGGCAACGACTACTCCGCCGACGCCTGTGGCAACTCCCCGGCCAGCACCCCGAACGCCATCACGGTGGGCGCGGCCGAGTCCACCGACGCGAAGGCCGACTACTCCAACATCGGCACCTGCCTGGACATCTTCGCCCCGGGCACCGGGATCACCTCGGCGTGGTCCTCCGCCGACACCGCCACCCGCACCATCAGCGGTACGTCGATGGCGACGCCGCACGTGGCCGGCGCTGCGGCGCTGGTGCTCGTCGCCAGCCCGTCGTACACCCCGCAGCAGGTCCGCGACAAGCTCGTCAACGACGCCACCAACGGCGTGCTGACCAACCCGGGCGCCGGCTCGCCGAACAAGCTGCTCTACGTCGGCAACATCGTCCCGCCCACGCGGGACTTCTCGATGGCCGTGGCCCCGACCTCCGGTGCGGTCAACCCGGGTGGGTCGCTCACCGCGACGGTGAGCACGACCACCATCGGCAGTGCGCAGACGGTCGCCCTCAGCGTCGACGGCCTGCCCAGCGGCGTAACAGCAACCCTCAGCCCGTCGACGGTCACCTCCGGCAACTCCGCCAGCCTGACCATCAACACCGCCGGCAGCGCCACCCCGGGCATCTACTACGTGTCCGCCACCGGCACGGGCACGGTGACCACGCAGAGCGCCACGTACGCGCTGACGGTCAACGGCCCGCTCGGCTGCTCGCAGACCAATGGCACGGACGTGCCCATCTACGACGGCACCGAGTCGAACAGCTCGATGTTCATCTCGGGCTGCTCCGGCAATGCCTCCGCGACCGCGACCGTGACGGTCGACATCAAGCACACCTACATGGATGACCTGGTCGTGGCGCTCCACGCGTCGGACGGCACCATCTACGGACTGCACGACCGCGAGGGCGGATCGGGTGACAACATCAAGCGGACGTACACCCTGAACCTGTCCAAGAGGGTGGCCAACGGCACCTGGACGCTGGAAGTGTTCGACTGGGCCCGCGGTGACACCGGCTACATCGACAGTTGGACCCTGAACCTGCAGCCGTAG
- a CDS encoding enoyl-CoA hydratase/isomerase family protein — MGRRGEAVSLRIEELPDRLVVTLDRPEKRNAVDADLVAALHEVCARLEQEPRLLLLTGGTDGIFAAGADIGQLRERGRLDALAAINSALFGRIRALPMPTVAAIDGPALGGGAELSYACDLRVCTARAFFGQPEVRLGIIAGAGATHRLPALVGEARAKELLFTGRRVDAAEALRIGLVNRVVDEPGELLDGAHQLLDEIAKGSALALRLTKLAVDAPVAAHPHLDLVSQAVLFEDEEKRRRMTEFLDRKKT, encoded by the coding sequence CTGGGAAGGCGGGGTGAAGCAGTGAGTCTGCGGATCGAGGAGCTGCCCGACCGGCTGGTGGTGACCCTGGACCGGCCGGAGAAGCGCAACGCCGTTGACGCCGACCTGGTGGCCGCCCTGCACGAGGTGTGCGCCCGACTGGAGCAGGAACCCCGGCTGTTGTTGCTCACCGGAGGCACGGACGGGATCTTCGCGGCCGGTGCCGACATCGGGCAACTGCGGGAACGCGGTCGGCTCGACGCGCTCGCCGCGATCAACTCCGCGCTGTTCGGGCGGATCCGAGCGTTGCCGATGCCCACCGTGGCCGCGATCGACGGGCCGGCGCTCGGCGGTGGTGCCGAGCTGTCGTACGCCTGCGATCTGCGGGTGTGTACGGCGCGGGCGTTCTTCGGCCAGCCGGAGGTGCGGTTGGGCATCATCGCTGGAGCTGGCGCGACCCACCGGCTACCCGCACTGGTCGGTGAGGCGCGGGCCAAGGAACTGCTGTTCACCGGTCGGCGGGTCGACGCGGCCGAGGCGTTGCGGATCGGCCTGGTCAACCGGGTGGTCGACGAGCCGGGCGAACTGCTGGATGGGGCGCACCAGTTGCTGGACGAGATCGCGAAGGGCTCCGCACTGGCCCTGCGGTTGACCAAGCTGGCGGTGGACGCCCCGGTGGCGGCACATCCGCACCTCGACCTGGTCAGCCAGGCCGTTCTCTTCGAGGACGAGGAGAAGCGGCGGCGGATGACGGAGTTCCTGGACCGGAAGAAGACGTGA